A DNA window from Macadamia integrifolia cultivar HAES 741 chromosome 4, SCU_Mint_v3, whole genome shotgun sequence contains the following coding sequences:
- the LOC122076244 gene encoding RING-H2 finger protein ATL29-like has product MSTNFDFRAPPDYSPHHQSHLHYTAPSLTATITIVLLVFFFASFFSIYLCRFFMGYLITLSNFRRTQSGIAAVEPPSAAAITITGLDPSIIATFPTLVYSSVKDIREDNKCGLECAVCLSEFEDSDELRLLTVCNHVFHPECIDVWFGNHTTCPLCRRSLLPPPENNNENTDPPPPLLPDQNHDQQQQEISEANREDNNSVSTKEDGQEDEVVVVVVEEEEGDHRHEGGATTSGGGGGGGGGGAIAMASLDGGQEGREEEVVVVERFSRCHTTGHSIIHVEPDDDDRMGRQRRRAKESREEQRTGPKGETNVTVETYQRELDSGTKYIMALAA; this is encoded by the exons ATGTCgacaaattttgattttcgGGCACCACCGGATTATTCACCTCATCATCAATCCCATCTACATTACACAGCTCCATCATTAACCGCAACAATCACAATTGTCCtacttgttttcttctttgctaGCTTCTTCTCCATCTACCTCTGCCGGTTCTTTATGGGGTACCTGATAACTTTATCAAATTTCCGGCGAACCCAATCTGGGATTGCCGCCGTAGAACCACCAAGTGCCGCCGCCATCACTATTACTGGACTTGACCCTTCAATCATTGCTACATTCCCTACGCTTGTTTATTCGTCGGTAAAGGATATACGGGAGGACAATAAATGTGGTCTAGAATGCGCGGTGTGCTTATCGGAGTTTGAAGACAGTGATGAGCTTCGGTTATTGACGGTTTGTAACCACGTCTTCCATCCAGAGTGCATAGACGTATGGTTTGGAAACCATACCACATGCCCACTATGCCGAAGAAGCCTCCTTCCACCACCGGAAAACAATAATGAAAACACAGATCCACCACCGCCACTGCTACCGGATCAGAATCATGACCAGCAGCAGCAAGAGATCAGTGAGGCAAACAGAGAAGACAATAACAGTGTTTCCACCAAGGAAGATGGACAAGAAGAtgaggtggtggtagtggtggtggaggaggaggaaggagatCATAGGCATGAGGGTGGTGCAACAacaagtggtggtggtggtgggggtggtgggggtggtgcAATTGCAATGGCTAGTTTAGATGGAGGACAAGAAGGCAGGGAAGAGGAGGTGGTGGTAGTTGAGAGATTTTCAAGGTGCCACACTACAGGGCATTCCATCATACATGTTGAACCAGATGATGATGATCG GATGGGGAGGCAAAGAAGACGAGCAAAGGAAAGCAGGGAAGAACAGAGAACCGGACCAAAAG GGGAGACAAATGTCACAGTTGAGACATATCAAAGGGAACTTGACAGTGGCACAAAGTACATAATGGCATTGGCGGCATAA
- the LOC122075090 gene encoding zinc finger CCCH domain-containing protein 56-like, which produces MDYGGDFGQIIPETRGIGGGGGDNWIPGLGDQAIWATEEDYGAWTGDASADTPSNSNYDGRQSQTRSGSEPPNKKSRGDSQGSGLSRDRDRSKAIGKMFFKTKLCCKFRAGTCPYITNCNFAHGIEELRKPPPNWQEIVAAQEEERGVSSEPREEHQIPTIVSVGSGETQRSYKGRHCKKFYTDEGCPYGDNCTFLHDEQSKARESVAISLGPTVGSGYGNNGNGANQKPSNWKTRICNKWEMTGYCPFGSKCHFAHGLSELHRYGGGLVDTEGRDSTAPPDSKQVGLSSKIQTDTAVAASITHSDVYHMAVPSQRSLALSQRQGQRPLQKWKGPDKISRIYGDWIDDYEGEPAR; this is translated from the exons ATGGATTACGGTGGAGATTTTGGGCAGATAATCCCTGAAACCCGTGGCAtcggtggtggtggaggagatAATTGGATTCCTGGGTTGGGTGACCAAGCAATTTGGGCTACGGAGGAGGATTACGGAGCGTGGACGGGAGATGCCTCTGCTGACACTCCTTCGAACTCGAATTATGATGGGAGACAGTCTCAAACTCGATCTGGGAGCGAACCTCCGAATAAGAAATCCAGAGGAGATTCCCAAGGAAGTGGTTTAAGCAGAGACCGTGATCGATCCAAAGCGATTGGGAAGATGTTCTTCAAGACTAAACTCTGCTGCAAGTTTCGTGCAGGGACTTGCCCCTACATCACTAATTGCAACTTTGCTCATGGGATTGAAGAGCTTCGTAAGCCTCCTCCCAATTGGCAGGAAATTGTTGCAGCCCAGGAGGAGGAGCGAGGTGTATCCTCAGAGCccagggaagaacaccagattCCAACTATTGTTTCTGTTGGGAGCGGAGAGACTCAGAGGTCTTATAAAGGGAGGCATTGTAAGAAGTTCTACACTGATGAGGGGTGCCCCTATGGAGATAATTGCACTTTCCTCCATGATGAGCAGTCTAAAGCTCGGGAGAGTGTGGCCATCAGTTTGGGTCCAACTGTTGGTAGTGGGTATGGTAACAATGGGAATGGAGCAAACCAGAAGCCTTCGAATTGGAAAACTAGGATCTGTAACAAGTGGGAGATGACTGGGTACTGCCCATTTGGAAGCAAGTGCCACTTTGCTCATGGCTTAAGCG AGTTGCACAGATATGGTGGAGGACTTGTGGATACGGAAGGTAGAGACTCTACAGCCCCTCCTGACTCGAAGCAAGTCGGACTGTCCTCAAAGATCCAGACGGATACTGCAGTAGCTGCATCAATTACTCATTCTGATGTTTATCACATGGCAGTTCCATCACAGAGGTCTTTGGCGTTAAGCCAGAGGCAAGGGCAGAGACCTCTTCAGAAATGGAAGGGCCCCGACAAGATCAGCAGGATATATGGTGATTGGATTGATGATTATGAGGGGGAACCAGCTCGATAG